Below is a genomic region from Caulobacter rhizosphaerae.
GCCGTCTTGCTGGTGATGCCGGTCGTTGTCCTTCATTCCCAATTCGACCTCTGGGAAATCGTCTCGTCTTATTTCTTGATCCCTCATCGCGACGCCAAAGGCGTGATCGAGCCCCTGCTCGGTGTGGGCTGGACGCTGATGTTCGAGATGATGTTCTACTACTGCTTCGCCATCTGTTTGAAATTCAAGCTCTCGCCGCTGAAAACGATCGTCCCGATTTTCGTCGTCCTGGGAACCTTGTCGTTCTTCAAGACGCCTGCATGGCCGACTATCGCCTTTTTCTGCAATGTCCATGTTCTGGCCTTCTGCACCGGCATGTTCCTGGCGAAATACGTGCGACTGGTTCCCGCCGGGCTGAAGTGGGGACTGCCGTTCGCCTTTGTCGGATTCCTCGTCCTCGTGACGCCGGCTTTGAGCTCCGTACCCGTCGTGTCTCCGCTAGTCATGGTTCTGGCTTCGACCTTGGTTGTCGCCGCCGCGATCAGTTTGGAGCCACGGTTGGGTCGTCTCGCGCCCGCCTCGCTCCTGACTTTGGGCGCGGCGTCGTACGCGCTCTATCTCTTCCACCCGCTGATCGCGCCGGCCGTCCCGATGGTCTTGAAGAAGCTTTCGATCCATTCGGCGCCGCTTTCGATTCTGCTGTGTGTCTGCGTGGCGATTCCGGTCGGTCTGCTCGTGCACTTTGGGGTGGAGCGCCCGATCGACGCCGGCATTCGGCGTTGGACAGGTCGGCGTCCGAAGAAGGTCGAGGAAGTTCAGGCCCCCGCCTGAAGCCTTGGCGCGGCTCTGCACGACAATTTGACAGGAGGCACGAGCTTGCCGGGAATGGTTGATGGCGCGAGGAGCGCGTGGGCGGCGGATCTGATCGCCAATTCAAGACGTCCCGGATTGGCGGGCTCCATTGCCGGTTGGCTGTTATCCCCGGGCCAGAAGGCCGTCACGATATATCGTTGGAGTCGCGCTGTCGCTCGGCATGGAGTTCCTGGGAAGTTGCTTTCCAAGTTGCTCTGGCGATGGAACGTGAGGACGACGGGCTGCTATCTGTCGCCGCTCGCCGACATCGCACACGGGCTGGCGATGCCGCACGCAGTCGGCGTGGTCGTGGGCGAGGGCGTCACCATCGGCAAGAACGTCACCCTCTATCAGCACGTCACGCTGGGCCGCTCGAGAAGCGACCAACCCGCTTATCCGAAGATCGGCGACAACGTGATCGTCTACGCCGGCGCGATTGTCGCGGGCGGGGTGACGGTCGGCGATGGCGCGGTCATCGGCGCCAATGCCGTGGTCATCCGGGATGTTCCCGCCGGGGCGAAGGCGGTCGGCAATCCGGCCAGGCTTTTGTCCTGAGGACGGCGCCGCGCCTCCGTGGCTGGTCGTGCGTTCTAAGGACCATGGTCGATTGGTTTGATCGGTTGGAGTGAGTTCATGACGCCAGGCAAATCATTCACGCGACGGGGGGTGATCGGCATATTGAGCGTTGGCTCAGCGGCCTCGTCGGTGGGAGCGGCCAGCGCACAGAGCGCCCTGGCCGCGCTTGCTCCCAGCGGACCGGGCGGCGACGATGCGGCTTTCGAGAAGGCGCTGACTTCAACGGGCACGCTCAGCCTGCAACCGGGCCAGACCTATACGATCACCCGCACGATCGTCCTGCCGCCCAAGGCGATCATCGAAGGCAACGGCGCGACCATCGAGACGCGCTTCGGCGACGATCACAATCGTCCGCTATTCTCGAACAACAAGACGAACGATCAATCGACCAACGTCCGCGCCGCGAACTTCAATGTGGTTGGAAATTGCGTCGTCTTCGACATGCGATTCACCAAGGATCGCCCCAGCGCGGGGCTCGCGTTCGTGATCGACAATGTTTCGTTCAATACCAACGACGGTCAACGGCGGGCCGGAACCTCGTTCCTTGTTTGCGACCAGGTGGATTTCTCCACGGTATCCAACGTCAGGATC
It encodes:
- a CDS encoding acyltransferase family protein, with translation MSDAGSSRQFNLIQVLRFIAAAMVLVLHSSFYTSERLVKGSAVWHEGRYGVDIFFVISGFVMMLSAEALVSKPDGWRTFLTRRFIRIFPLYWVATTINLAVLLVMPVVVLHSQFDLWEIVSSYFLIPHRDAKGVIEPLLGVGWTLMFEMMFYYCFAICLKFKLSPLKTIVPIFVVLGTLSFFKTPAWPTIAFFCNVHVLAFCTGMFLAKYVRLVPAGLKWGLPFAFVGFLVLVTPALSSVPVVSPLVMVLASTLVVAAAISLEPRLGRLAPASLLTLGAASYALYLFHPLIAPAVPMVLKKLSIHSAPLSILLCVCVAIPVGLLVHFGVERPIDAGIRRWTGRRPKKVEEVQAPA
- a CDS encoding serine O-acetyltransferase, whose product is MLSKLLWRWNVRTTGCYLSPLADIAHGLAMPHAVGVVVGEGVTIGKNVTLYQHVTLGRSRSDQPAYPKIGDNVIVYAGAIVAGGVTVGDGAVIGANAVVIRDVPAGAKAVGNPARLLS